Proteins encoded together in one Miscanthus floridulus cultivar M001 chromosome 16, ASM1932011v1, whole genome shotgun sequence window:
- the LOC136513106 gene encoding putative disease resistance RPP13-like protein 3, translating into MELVAGAMGSLLPKLGELLKEEYGLQKGVKKKIESLSRELRVVHAVLRKIGDVPPDQLDELVRLWASEVREASYDMEDIVDAFLVRVEDPNEATEPHMLLRLLKRVGRLVKKSKARHKISSLIDDIKEKLEEVATRRGRYTLDSIVASPVAANTIDPRILNLYKRATELVGIDGPRDELINMLSLGDGDVDLSSTTKMKILSVVGFGGLGKTTLAKAVYDHLKLRFKCRAFVPVGQNPDIKKVFGDILIALDEQTYTRPKLMGLDENQLMGKLNEFVKEKRCLIVIDDIWDKKTWKLVRCALQESNCGNRLVITTRISEVAADADEAYKIQPLSHDNSKKLLYARIVDGEGKYFDSLSAETCERILKKCDGVPLAIITIASLLASKPGEDWSEVYNSIGFGRKGNDDVDNTRRILSFSYYDLPSHLKACLLYLSIFPEDRIIEKNSLIWKWIAEGFISEEQAAAAGVGLFELGERYFNELINRNMIQAQERRHEGYVDACSVHDMVLDLIHQLSSEVNFVTVLNGCERQKLQRSISRRLALQCVEEHSVSQLANVAVEKVRSIFASGWNFGALCSRLPSLRVVELVECPVFNKDRDKDVLDHLGSLLHLRYLRVGSSFITELPREVRYLRFLQTLDLRNNWMKELPEEVGLLTQLVCLRCSCNTRVPAGLIGKLTSLQELCVRCEKDDTMQFVNELGLLRELRVLQANICARISESIGSALLDSLGHLHNIQELQISGIRTRKNWHWQSVNAGSVSYRHLRFLHLDRLVFSALPAWINSSLSPNLCYLDLLVVAVEDQDMETLAKLPELSCLILHLTGTKLVSIKLRAEGVGYFRKLRFLKILGSFIRFDVRGSECNSSRVPSNNTIMPGLESLEFGVHVRSLKDEKLQLGFDKMLGFQNLGTSSLQRVKAEVNCEGARTPDVEEAEAALEHAAAVHPKHPTLRIIRVGEEYMISRYQEACMEMSKAPELVTKAWKLADIVGSGQIQILRMPDPTASSSKVMHLLYTDNGLALLALSSNAVHKLWRWEHRDKNPRGKSSKSVPPVLWQPENDIPMTNDTIDGNDPKEATACIALSKNNKYLISASGGKVSSFNMMTFKVMTTFMAPPPAATFLAFYPLDNNIIAIGMEDSSLQIYYVHTRTVKHVRTGHHKKITGLAFSQSMEVLVSSGADAQLCVWSIGGWKKKKSRYIKHPSNGSGALVGDTVVQFHYDGTHLLVVHESQLAIYDWQLECLCSWFPRDAPPSPISSAVYSLGCLLVYAGLRDGAIGIFDAESLTLKCRIAPSAYIPSSISRDGETVYPTVVATHPWKPNQIAVGMSDGAVLVLEPLDTDNVQVGSDVTSEQRPSRDVSSSRLG; encoded by the exons ATGGAGCTGGTGGCGGGGGCGATGGGGAGCCTGCTCCCCAAGCTGGGCGAGCTGCTCAAGGAGGAGTACGGCCTGCAAAAGGGCGTGAAGAAGAAGATCGAGTCTCTCTCACGGGAGCTCAGGGTGGTGCACGCCGTCCTCCGCAAGATCGGCGATGTTCCACCGGACCAGCTCGACGAGCTGGTCAGGCTCTGGGCGAGTGAAGTCAGGGAGGCATCCTACGATATGGAAGACATCGTCGACGCATTCCTGGTGCGCGTTGAAGACCCTAATGAGGCTACTGAGCCACACATGCTCCTGCGCCTCCTGAAAAGGGTGGGCAGGCTGGTCAAGAAGAGCAAGGCTCGCCACAAGATCTCTAGCCTAATAGATGACATCAAAGAGAAGCTTGAGGAGGTGGCAACAAGGCGAGGCAGGTACACACTTGACAGCATTGTCGCCAGCCCTGTAGCTGCAAACACCATCGACCCTCGCATCCTGAATCTATACAAAAGGGCGACCGAGCTTGTTGGCATTGACGGACCAAGGGATGAGCTCATAAATATGTTGTCCCTAGGGGATGGCGACGTGGATCTGTCTAGTACTACAAAGATGAAGATCCTCTCTGTCGTTGGATTTGGAGGGCTAGGCAAGACCACTCTTGCCAAAGCTGTCTATGACCACCTCAAACTACGCTTCAAGTGCCGGGCTTTTGTTCCAGTGGGTCAGAATCCTGACATCAAGAAAGTCTTTGGAGACATTCTCATAGCCCTTGATGAGCAAACCTACACTCGTCCCAAATTAATGGGTTTGGATGAAAATCAGCTCATGGGCAAACTCAACGAATTCGTCAAGGAAAAGAG GTGTTTGATTGTTATTGATGACATATGGGACAAGAAGACCTGGAAATTAGTCAGATGTGCTCTGCAAGAAAGTAATTGTGGAAATAGACTTGTGATCACTACACGCATTTCTGAAGTTGCCGCAGATGCTGATGAAGCTTACAAAATACAACCACTTTCTCATGATAACTCTAAAAAATTATTGTACGCAAGAATAGTTGACGGTGAAGGGAAGTATTTCGATAGTCTTTCGGCTGAGACATGTGAAAGAATTTTAAAGAAATGTGACGGCGTGCCACTTGCTATCATTACAATAGCCAGTTTGTTGGCTAGTAAACCAGGAGAGGACTGGTCTGAGGTCTACAACTCAATTGGTTTTGGGCGTAAAGGCAATGATGATGTAGATAATACCAGAAGGATATTGTCTTTTAGCTACTACGATCTGCCTTCACATCTAAAGGCTTGCTTATTGTATCTAAGCATATTTCCGGAAGATCGTATCATAGAGAAAAATAGTTTGATTTGGAAGTGGATAGCTGAAGGTTTCATCTCTGaggaacaagcagcagcagctgggGTAGGATTATTTGAGCTCGGGGAGAGGTACTTTAATGAATTGATAAATAGAAACATGATCCAGGCACAGGAGAGAAGACATGAAGGGTACGTTGATGCCTGCTCGGTTCATGATATGGTTCTTGATCTGATACATCAATTGTCAAGTGAAGTAAATTTTGTCACTGTATTGAATGGTTGTGAGCGACAGAAACTTCAGCGGAGCATTTCTCGCAGGTTAGCCCTACAGTGTGTTGAAGAGCACAGCGTTAGTCAGCTGGCTAATGTAGCTGTGGAGAAAGTGAGATCCATCTTTGCCAGTGGGTGGAATTTTGGTGCATTGTGTTCGCGCCTCCCATCTTTACGTGTAGTAGAACTGGTAGAATGTCCTGTTTTCAACAAAGACCGCGACAAAGATGTGTTGGATCATCTTGGGAGTTTACTTCACTTGAGGTACCTCAGAGTAGGGAGTAGCTTTATCACTGAGCTTCCTAGGGAGGTAAGATATCTGAGGTTTCTGCAAACACTGGATTTACGGAACAACTGGATGAAGGAGCTGCCCGAGGAGGTGGGACTTCTGACGCAACTTGTCTGCCTACGATGTAGTTGCAACACAAGAGTGCCGGCTGGTTTGATCGGTAAGCTGACATCATTGCAAGAGCTGTGTGTACGGTGTGAAAAAGATGATACAATGCAGTTTGTGAATGAGCTAGGTCTGCTGAGGGAACTGAGGGTGCTCCAGGCTAATATTTGTGCTAGGATCAGTGAGAGCATCGGGAGTGCTTTGCTGGACTCCCTGGGCCATCTGCACAATATCCAGGAACTTCAGATTTCGGGCATACGTACACGTAAGAACTGGCACTGGCAGAGCGTCAATGCAGGATCGGTCTCCTATCGGCATCTCCGTTTCCTGCATTTGGATCGCTTGGTGTTCTCTGCACTGCCGGCGTGGATTAACTCGTCGCTTTCTCCAAACCTATGCTATCTGGATCTGCTAGTGGTAGCTGTGGAAGACCAGGACATGGAAACCCTTGCCAAGTTGCCCGAGCTTAGTTGCCTCATACTGCATTTGACTGGCACCAAATTAGTTAGCATAAAGCTTCGTGCTGAAGGTGTTGGCTACTTCCGCAAGTTGAGATTCTTAAAGATACTCGGTTCATTTATCAGGTTTGATGTGCGCGGCAGCGAGTGCAACAGCAGCAGGGTACCATCTAATAATACTATCATGCCAGGTCTTGAATCCCTTGAGTTTGGTGTCCATGTGCGGTCCCTAAAAGACGAGAAGCTGCAGCTTGGTTTTGACAAGATGCTTGGCTTCCAGAACCTCGGAACAAGTTCGCTCCAGCGAGTCAAAGCCGAAGTGAACTGTGAAGGTGCCCGTACTCCGGATGTGGAGGAAGCGGAGGCTGCGTTGGAGCACGCGGCCGCAGTCCATCCAAAACATCCCACCCTTCGAATCATCAGGGTAGGGGAAGAATATATGATCTCACGCTACCAAGAG GCATGCATGGAAATGAGCAAAGCCCCTGAGTTAGTAACCAAGGCCTGGAAGTTGGCGGACATCGTTGGCTCAGGACAAATTCAAATACTGCGTATGCCAGATCCGACCGCATCTTCAAGCAAA GTTATGCACTTGTTGTACACAGATAATGGGCTGGCACTTTTGGCTCTCAGCTCCAATGCTGTTCATAAGCTGTGGAGATGGGAGCACAGGGACAAGAATCCACGTGGCAAG TCATCCAAATCTGTTCCACCTGTACTATGGCAACCGGAAAATGACATTCCAATGACAAACGACACCATTGATGGCAATGACCCTAAAGAAGCAACAGCCTGCATTGCACTATCCAAAAATAACAAGTATCTAATTTCTGCTTCTGGTGGCAAAGTCTCATCGTTCAACATGATGACATTCAAG GTCATGACTACTTTCATGGCACCTCCACCTGCTGCAACTTTCCTTGCATTCTACCCGTTAGACAATAACATCATAGCTATTGGAATGGAGGACTCTTCACTTCAAATCTACTATGTTCATACACGCACA GTTAAACATGTGCGCACAGGTCATCACAAAAAGATAACAGGACTAGCATTTTCGCAATCAATGGAGGTGCTTGTATCTTCAGGTGCTGATGCTCAG CTATGTGTTTGGAGCATTGGTGGTTGGAAGAAGAAGAAATCAAGATACATCAAACATCCATCTAATGGTTCTGGTGCTTTAGTTGGTGATACAGTGGTGCAGTTTCACTATGATGGAACGCATCTTTTAGTAGTTCATGAGAGTCAGTTGGCAATCTATGATTGGCAATTGGAATGCTTGTGCTCG TGGTTCCCAAGAGATGCACCCCCTTCCCCAATTTCAAGTGCGGTATACTCACTTGGTTGTTTGTTGGTCTATGCTGGACTTCGTGATGGTGCAATTGGAATATTCGATGCAGAATCTCTTACGTTAAAGTGCAGGATAGCACCCTCTGCCTACATACCATCTTCAATATCCAG GGATGGTGAAACTGTCTATCCCACAGTTGTCGCTACGCATCcgtggaagccaaaccagattgCAGTGGGCATGAGCGATGGTGCAGTTCTTGTGCTGGAGCCGTTGGATACAGACAACGTACAAGTGGGGAGCGACGTCACCTCAGAACAACGTCCATCCCGTGATGTCAGCAGTAGCAGACTCGGTTAA